A stretch of Rubinisphaera margarita DNA encodes these proteins:
- a CDS encoding GumC family protein, with amino-acid sequence MQLPNQSEYVELDPVVVVRKMGATLWRRRFQALSIFIFAMALITLGLLICPRAYRSDAKLFVRVGRESLAVDPTATTGQTVQLHQTRESEIASVMDLLKTRGLFDQVADRIGVDVILGDRPFDYEEWQQRRKQPATLAQSDEGASLRKEKAIKSLIGDIEQDREKESSVITVECFADSPQLAQAILTEYVDLFQQQQFTAHRTNGSFEFFEGQTAEIREQYLAASEKLRAFREKLGTVSIYTRRDSIQTQISQLEQERLTAVTSLKASEAMLKSLRIAIDKLPERRIAESVTGLPDDATGTLRRELSMLTIREGELLARFTESHPAVIAVRRRRDEAKRVLQSTLEEPSQVTNAVNPAWQEMNVKLLYEESNAVSLRARISSLDESLVQVRTQLADLNSQESEMITLEQTVELLRQKLSNYAERTEETRIEAAMADSGISNVNVVQRPSLILKAASPKKALVLIIGFLFSGGLAVSTVLLTDNRNPGSPRVPVTDPEQTYSRQTTHSPTDDDPATRVHRATAMLNEAWY; translated from the coding sequence ATGCAGCTTCCCAATCAATCCGAGTATGTCGAACTGGACCCCGTCGTCGTTGTCCGCAAAATGGGCGCGACGTTATGGCGGCGGCGGTTTCAGGCTCTGTCCATTTTCATCTTCGCCATGGCGTTAATTACGCTCGGCCTTCTGATCTGTCCCAGGGCTTATCGATCCGACGCGAAACTCTTCGTGCGCGTCGGACGGGAAAGCCTGGCTGTCGATCCGACGGCTACAACGGGACAGACTGTCCAGTTGCATCAGACTCGGGAAAGCGAGATTGCATCCGTCATGGATCTTCTCAAAACCCGCGGACTGTTCGACCAGGTCGCTGATCGCATCGGCGTCGACGTCATTCTGGGGGACCGACCATTCGACTACGAGGAGTGGCAGCAGCGACGCAAGCAGCCAGCGACACTCGCGCAATCCGATGAAGGAGCCTCGCTTCGCAAAGAGAAAGCGATCAAGTCGCTGATTGGCGATATTGAGCAGGACCGCGAAAAAGAGTCGAGCGTCATCACCGTGGAGTGTTTCGCGGACTCGCCGCAGCTCGCTCAGGCCATCCTGACCGAGTATGTCGATCTCTTCCAGCAACAGCAGTTTACCGCTCACCGCACGAATGGATCGTTCGAATTCTTCGAAGGCCAGACCGCCGAGATTCGGGAACAGTACCTGGCGGCTTCGGAAAAGTTGAGAGCCTTTCGGGAGAAACTCGGAACCGTCTCGATCTATACGCGACGGGATTCGATTCAGACTCAGATCAGCCAGCTGGAACAGGAACGGCTCACGGCTGTCACATCGCTCAAGGCTTCCGAAGCAATGCTGAAATCGCTTCGGATTGCGATCGATAAGCTCCCCGAACGCCGCATCGCCGAATCGGTGACCGGTTTACCCGATGACGCGACCGGGACCCTGCGTCGGGAATTGAGCATGCTGACCATTCGGGAAGGTGAATTGCTCGCTCGCTTCACCGAGAGTCATCCGGCCGTGATCGCTGTGCGCAGACGTCGCGATGAGGCGAAGCGGGTGCTTCAGTCCACTCTGGAAGAGCCCAGTCAGGTAACAAATGCCGTCAATCCCGCGTGGCAGGAAATGAACGTCAAACTCCTGTACGAGGAGTCGAACGCGGTCTCTCTGAGAGCCCGAATCAGTTCCCTGGATGAGTCTCTGGTTCAGGTCCGCACCCAGCTGGCAGATCTGAACAGCCAGGAGAGTGAAATGATCACTCTCGAACAGACCGTCGAACTGCTGCGTCAGAAACTGTCCAATTATGCCGAGCGAACCGAAGAGACTCGAATCGAAGCGGCTATGGCCGACAGTGGCATCTCCAACGTCAACGTGGTTCAACGGCCTTCTCTGATTCTGAAAGCGGCCAGCCCTAAAAAGGCTCTCGTGTTGATCATCGGCTTCCTGTTCTCGGGCGGGCTGGCTGTATCGACCGTGTTGCTGACCGACAATCGGAATCCGGGCTCGCCGCGAGTTCCAGTGACGGACCCGGAGCAGACCTATTCTCGCCAGACGACACACAGCCCGACCGATGACGATCCTGCCACCAGGGTCCACCGGGCGACAGCCATGCTCAATGAAGCGTGGTATTAA
- a CDS encoding glycosyltransferase translates to MRVLLCHTYYRQRGGEDQAFEDEQWLLESNGHEVITYSRRNDELTDASRLTQARKTIWNREAHAEVREMIRSHQPDLMHCTNSFPLLSPSILHAAHEESIAVVQSLRNYRLICPAAVLMRDGKVCEKCVGKRLQLAAVKHGCYQGSRAATLAIAGLNAFHRLRGTWTETVDHFLTLTEFARNKFIESGIPAEKISIKPNMAYPDPGVGHNKTNHAIFVGRLSPEKGIETLLNAWEKLSSPVELHIVGDGPLMELVRAAAERQPLIKVHGQLPFQETCQKIQEAGFLIMPSIWYETFGRTTMEAFATGTPVIASRLGAMEELVTENKTGWLFAPGNADELAACVEKLSRADETRVRMGAAARIEFEQRYVPEVSYQALIDIYEKALANRDARRPSPEAAGHAVCP, encoded by the coding sequence ATGAGAGTTCTGCTCTGTCACACGTACTACCGACAGCGAGGGGGCGAAGATCAGGCCTTTGAAGACGAGCAGTGGCTGCTCGAATCCAACGGACACGAAGTCATCACGTACTCCCGTCGAAATGACGAGCTGACGGATGCGTCCCGGCTCACGCAGGCTCGAAAGACCATCTGGAATCGGGAAGCCCATGCCGAAGTGCGGGAGATGATCCGGTCCCACCAGCCGGACTTAATGCACTGCACCAATTCGTTTCCGTTGCTTTCGCCATCAATCCTCCATGCGGCTCACGAGGAATCGATTGCCGTTGTGCAGTCGCTGCGAAACTACCGCCTGATCTGTCCGGCCGCTGTGTTGATGCGGGATGGAAAAGTTTGTGAGAAGTGCGTCGGCAAACGGCTGCAACTGGCTGCCGTGAAACACGGCTGTTATCAGGGAAGTCGAGCAGCGACGCTGGCCATCGCCGGCCTCAACGCCTTTCACAGACTCCGCGGAACATGGACGGAGACAGTCGACCACTTCCTCACGCTGACAGAGTTCGCACGAAACAAATTCATCGAAAGCGGAATCCCCGCCGAAAAGATCTCGATCAAACCGAATATGGCCTACCCTGATCCGGGAGTCGGTCACAACAAAACGAATCACGCGATCTTTGTCGGCCGACTGTCGCCCGAAAAAGGAATCGAAACTCTGCTGAATGCCTGGGAGAAGCTTTCGTCTCCCGTTGAACTTCACATCGTGGGCGATGGCCCGCTGATGGAACTTGTCCGCGCAGCCGCAGAACGCCAACCGCTGATCAAGGTGCATGGGCAACTTCCGTTTCAGGAGACGTGCCAGAAAATCCAGGAAGCCGGTTTCCTGATCATGCCGTCCATCTGGTACGAAACCTTTGGCCGAACCACGATGGAAGCGTTCGCGACCGGAACTCCAGTCATCGCATCCCGACTTGGAGCGATGGAAGAACTCGTGACAGAGAACAAAACCGGATGGCTGTTCGCCCCAGGCAACGCCGATGAACTCGCGGCGTGTGTCGAAAAGCTTTCCCGAGCAGACGAAACTCGCGTGCGAATGGGGGCAGCTGCCCGCATCGAGTTCGAACAGCGATACGTTCCCGAAGTCAGTTACCAGGCGTTAATCGACATTTACGAAAAGGCTCTGGCGAATCGCGACGCGCGACGACCGAGTCCAGAAGCAGCCGGCCACGCGGTCTGCCCCTAG
- a CDS encoding lipopolysaccharide biosynthesis protein — translation MCPVATPPAPRARSTSITSKLILTNGSLSLIDQIVVSGSRFATTIAIGRFCGVEELANYSLLMSLFLLALGIQQSLVMGPFSIFSNRSSENADPDYPRTVLALFWLLALSMSLVVTGGAGIAALVGPAQLNGTMLALLAICLPALLARELVRQLGFAALNLRDAVITDTIVACVQLTGILLLVLNGMLDAYTAVIATSLGTAIASGLYFYRRRSRLTPRTSMLAAVARRHWNFGRWNLGSQVAELLTWHSLSWILLFQVGLEGTGIFAACMTIVALLNPVLLAANNLMAPHAARAFDQGGIASLRRMIFQATCGLGALVGVFCCVIAIFGQDLLELIYGSPSYASGVGALIIASFALLAEVIGDTANHALRALDHPHVNLRSSCLGLVVMLILAVPLIHSLQITGAALALLAGSSATSWARWHALLAISADPSEEETL, via the coding sequence ATGTGTCCGGTCGCTACTCCGCCAGCTCCGCGTGCTCGGTCGACGTCGATCACATCGAAGCTGATTCTGACAAACGGCTCACTGTCGCTGATCGATCAGATCGTCGTCAGTGGAAGCCGGTTTGCGACAACGATTGCCATCGGCCGATTCTGTGGCGTTGAGGAACTGGCGAACTATTCGCTGCTCATGTCGCTGTTTCTTCTGGCCCTTGGTATTCAGCAGTCGCTCGTGATGGGCCCATTCTCGATCTTCAGTAATCGATCGAGCGAGAACGCCGATCCCGATTACCCGCGCACCGTTCTGGCACTCTTCTGGTTGCTCGCTCTGTCGATGTCGCTGGTCGTGACAGGAGGAGCCGGCATCGCCGCTCTGGTGGGGCCCGCTCAGTTGAACGGAACAATGCTCGCGCTGCTTGCGATCTGTCTTCCTGCGTTGCTGGCCAGAGAGCTGGTTCGCCAACTCGGCTTTGCCGCGCTGAATCTGCGAGACGCCGTGATCACCGACACCATCGTCGCCTGCGTGCAATTGACGGGGATTCTCCTGCTGGTTTTGAACGGCATGCTCGATGCTTATACCGCCGTGATTGCTACGTCTCTCGGAACAGCAATCGCCTCGGGGCTGTACTTCTACCGTCGTCGATCGCGCCTGACCCCGCGAACCTCGATGCTGGCAGCCGTGGCCCGGCGTCACTGGAACTTCGGTCGATGGAACCTTGGAAGTCAGGTGGCGGAACTGTTGACCTGGCATTCGCTCAGTTGGATTCTGCTCTTTCAGGTCGGCCTGGAAGGAACCGGGATCTTCGCAGCCTGCATGACGATTGTCGCGCTGCTGAATCCTGTCCTCCTCGCTGCGAATAACCTGATGGCTCCCCACGCGGCTCGGGCGTTCGATCAAGGTGGGATCGCCAGTCTGCGTCGCATGATCTTTCAGGCGACCTGTGGACTCGGCGCACTCGTGGGCGTCTTCTGCTGTGTGATCGCGATCTTTGGCCAGGATCTGCTCGAACTCATCTACGGATCGCCCAGTTACGCTTCAGGCGTCGGTGCGCTGATCATCGCCAGCTTTGCGCTCCTGGCTGAAGTCATCGGAGACACGGCGAACCATGCACTTCGAGCGTTGGATCATCCTCACGTCAATCTTCGATCAAGCTGCCTGGGCCTGGTGGTGATGCTGATTCTCGCCGTTCCACTCATCCACTCTCTGCAGATCACCGGCGCCGCGCTGGCACTTCTCGCAGGAAGCTCAGCGACTTCATGGGCTCGCTGGCACGCTTTACTCGCGATCTCGGCGGATCCTTCAGAGGAGGAGACTCTGTAA
- a CDS encoding O-antigen ligase family protein: protein MAVVVYHADRAPHLRTSSRELLIVPLLCGLIMMLLTFSLVERESGNDVDWIAKCKVAGRAVCGLLFLGLLTWQRCRPSLHFATARSCWLILFIGWAVVSTMWSPLRTISLGQSGSLAILLLMSLAIAMLWKDERDTSFILSFVSLSLLFICAMLLVLRIAVPASGSLQRVGEGLLHATNGAATASLGILILLVARLKWRWLWARLLFVPGLCVYAAVLVFAANRTSLALTFLLSAGLVFVATNRKIWSSGLMLLCGVFVLYLTVDPGLRLVGSGGEGVEEFLMRGQSLDQLRELSGRNELWTTVWSSFLESPWIGHGYFMTSSTGEIEVWYREGNFPAHNIWLQALATTGVIGALLFVIGLLTTYGKTNWTLWRASATRPMALLMTTVGCWYLGWSLTSDSILGPVQPETVVFFTLLGIGLGSEFQLRRLAGAKGRS, encoded by the coding sequence ATGGCAGTCGTTGTCTATCACGCGGACCGAGCACCACATCTCCGGACGTCGTCACGCGAACTCCTGATCGTCCCGCTCCTCTGCGGGCTCATCATGATGCTGCTGACCTTTTCCCTCGTGGAACGGGAAAGTGGGAATGACGTCGACTGGATTGCGAAGTGCAAGGTCGCGGGGCGAGCCGTCTGCGGGCTGCTGTTTCTGGGACTCCTGACCTGGCAACGATGCCGGCCGTCACTCCACTTCGCGACCGCTCGTTCGTGCTGGCTCATTCTTTTCATCGGCTGGGCCGTCGTTTCGACGATGTGGTCTCCGTTGAGAACGATCTCGCTGGGACAGTCGGGCAGTCTGGCAATTCTCCTGTTAATGAGTCTGGCAATCGCCATGCTCTGGAAGGATGAACGGGACACCTCGTTCATTCTGTCGTTTGTCTCGCTGTCGCTGTTGTTCATCTGCGCGATGCTTCTCGTCTTGCGGATCGCCGTTCCCGCCAGTGGGAGTTTGCAACGGGTTGGAGAAGGATTGCTGCATGCGACAAATGGAGCCGCGACAGCCTCACTCGGCATCCTGATTCTTCTGGTGGCGCGGCTGAAATGGCGTTGGCTGTGGGCCAGACTTTTGTTTGTTCCCGGTCTCTGCGTCTACGCCGCCGTGCTGGTGTTCGCCGCCAACCGAACGAGCCTGGCTCTCACCTTTCTGTTAAGCGCCGGCCTGGTGTTCGTCGCAACGAACAGAAAGATCTGGTCCAGCGGGCTGATGCTGCTTTGCGGCGTGTTCGTTCTTTACCTCACCGTCGATCCTGGTTTAAGGCTTGTTGGTTCCGGTGGAGAAGGCGTTGAAGAATTTCTGATGCGAGGCCAGTCCCTGGACCAGCTCAGGGAGCTTTCCGGGCGAAATGAGCTTTGGACAACGGTCTGGTCCTCATTTCTGGAGTCTCCCTGGATTGGCCACGGGTATTTCATGACCTCCTCAACCGGAGAGATCGAAGTCTGGTATCGCGAAGGCAATTTCCCCGCTCACAACATCTGGCTTCAGGCCCTGGCGACGACCGGGGTCATCGGAGCTCTACTGTTCGTGATCGGACTGCTCACCACATACGGCAAAACGAACTGGACCCTATGGCGAGCGTCGGCTACTCGCCCGATGGCCCTGCTGATGACGACGGTTGGTTGCTGGTATCTGGGATGGTCGCTTACGAGCGATTCGATTCTCGGTCCCGTTCAACCTGAGACGGTCGTGTTCTTCACATTACTTGGGATCGGGCTCGGCAGCGAATTCCAGCTCCGTCGTCTCGCGGGAGCAAAGGGGAGATCATGA
- a CDS encoding NAD-dependent epimerase/dehydratase family protein: MDNDLIVIAGAGGFIGGHLVNYFLEQGHVNIRAVDIKPFDEWYQVSEVAENVVLDLQDRTNCRMAVRGATEVYNLAADMGGMGFIENNKALCMLSVLINTHLLMECKDAGVARYFYASSACVYNADKQTSADVIPLREEDAYPAMPEDGYGWEKLFSERMCRHFREDFGIQTRVARFHNVYGPHGTWDGGREKAPAAVCRKIAAAIDSGDHDIEVWGTGEQTRSFMYIDDCVYGIDRIMHSDIEEPINLGSDELTTINGLVDLVADIAGITVQKQHLLDAPKGVNGRNSDNTRIQELLGWAPQVTLREGMRETFEWVQAEYRKSREASVIS, encoded by the coding sequence ATGGACAACGATCTGATCGTCATCGCCGGTGCAGGTGGATTCATTGGTGGCCATCTCGTCAACTACTTTCTTGAACAAGGCCACGTCAACATTCGCGCTGTCGATATCAAACCATTCGACGAGTGGTATCAGGTGTCGGAAGTTGCTGAGAATGTTGTGCTCGACCTTCAGGATCGAACGAATTGTCGCATGGCCGTGCGTGGCGCCACTGAGGTTTACAACCTGGCCGCCGACATGGGCGGGATGGGCTTCATCGAAAACAACAAAGCCCTTTGCATGCTCTCGGTACTCATCAACACGCATCTGTTGATGGAATGCAAGGACGCCGGCGTCGCCCGATACTTCTACGCCAGTTCGGCCTGTGTCTACAACGCCGACAAGCAAACCTCTGCCGACGTCATTCCTCTTCGCGAAGAAGATGCCTACCCCGCCATGCCGGAAGACGGTTACGGCTGGGAGAAGCTGTTCTCAGAACGGATGTGCCGCCACTTCCGGGAAGACTTCGGCATCCAAACACGGGTCGCCCGGTTCCACAACGTTTATGGCCCGCACGGGACCTGGGATGGTGGTCGTGAGAAAGCACCGGCCGCTGTCTGTCGCAAGATTGCCGCGGCAATCGATTCCGGCGATCACGATATTGAAGTGTGGGGGACTGGAGAACAGACTCGCAGCTTCATGTATATCGACGACTGCGTGTATGGAATCGATCGCATCATGCACAGCGATATCGAAGAGCCGATCAACCTGGGATCAGACGAGTTGACCACGATCAACGGTCTGGTAGATCTCGTGGCAGACATCGCCGGGATCACTGTTCAGAAGCAGCATCTGCTCGACGCTCCCAAAGGAGTCAACGGCCGCAACAGCGACAACACACGCATTCAGGAACTGCTGGGATGGGCACCGCAGGTGACTCTCAGAGAAGGCATGCGTGAGACGTTTGAATGGGTGCAGGCCGAATATCGCAAGAGCCGCGAAGCCTCGGTGATTTCCTAA
- a CDS encoding GNAT family N-acetyltransferase — translation MNSLQIKCTGELSNRDVAAWREIASLNEVTSHPFLQPEFVQAVGKHRPETRVAVIQNGSDYVGFFPYQTTSAGVGHPVLPELTDYHGLIATDALDLSAEELLRKCGLLVWHFDHLPVSQGMFRRHHAYQDPSYLVRLSAGFENYAAELRERKSSVLSQALRKSRKLERELGPVTFHVHEESEEAVTNLVDWKRVHLDRRSGSNPFVRPWMHSLLREVSQTHGETFHPELSVLRAGGQCLAVHFGLRTGNRLVSWIPTFAPEFSQYSPGQVLYAELIRSAADRGIAEIELGRGENQLKLSLSNASVPLAVGAVDLRMTSRVIRSGWFRMRQMVHSNGFLKQHSLPFLRRIKSFVS, via the coding sequence ATGAACTCTTTACAGATTAAATGCACCGGGGAATTGTCGAACCGTGACGTCGCGGCCTGGCGGGAAATCGCCAGTCTGAACGAGGTCACGTCGCATCCGTTTCTGCAGCCAGAGTTCGTTCAGGCTGTCGGAAAGCATCGACCTGAGACCCGGGTGGCGGTCATTCAGAATGGAAGCGACTACGTCGGCTTCTTTCCTTATCAGACAACTTCGGCGGGCGTCGGCCACCCGGTTCTTCCTGAACTGACCGATTACCACGGGCTGATCGCAACCGATGCTCTGGATCTCTCAGCCGAGGAACTGCTTCGGAAATGTGGACTGCTCGTCTGGCACTTTGATCATCTCCCGGTGTCACAGGGGATGTTCCGGCGCCATCACGCTTACCAGGACCCCAGTTATCTGGTGCGTCTGTCCGCAGGGTTTGAGAACTATGCTGCGGAACTGCGTGAGCGGAAGTCTTCGGTCCTCTCGCAGGCCCTTCGCAAATCGCGAAAGCTCGAACGAGAACTTGGACCCGTCACCTTCCACGTTCACGAAGAATCAGAAGAAGCCGTGACAAATCTGGTTGACTGGAAACGGGTGCATCTGGACCGACGGTCGGGTTCCAATCCGTTTGTTCGCCCCTGGATGCACTCGCTGCTGCGTGAAGTCTCTCAAACTCACGGCGAGACCTTCCACCCGGAACTTTCCGTCCTGAGAGCCGGGGGACAGTGCCTCGCGGTCCATTTCGGACTCCGCACCGGGAATCGTCTCGTCTCATGGATACCGACGTTTGCTCCGGAGTTCAGTCAGTACTCGCCAGGACAAGTTCTCTACGCTGAGTTGATTCGCTCAGCCGCGGACCGCGGGATCGCCGAGATCGAACTGGGGCGCGGGGAGAACCAGCTGAAGCTGAGCCTGAGCAATGCTTCGGTGCCACTTGCTGTCGGGGCGGTCGATTTGAGGATGACGTCCCGGGTGATCAGAAGCGGGTGGTTTCGGATGCGACAGATGGTGCACTCCAACGGCTTCCTGAAACAGCACTCACTGCCATTTCTACGTCGGATCAAGAGCTTCGTTTCCTGA
- the rfbG gene encoding CDP-glucose 4,6-dehydratase, giving the protein MSEPFDGIYAGKRIFVTGHTGFKGSWLALWLKELGASVTGYSWEPPTNPSHFEVASVRQDLDGHHIGDIRDEERMFAAMQACDPDIILHLAAQTVVKTGYLSPRETFDINVMGTISVLECVRRLNKPVTVLCVTSDKCYENREQIWGYRETDAFGDHDPYGGSKGAAEIAIRSYRHSFFHPSRIAEHGVKLTSARAGNVIGGGDWTANALIVDLVHSLIEGRAVELRNPSAYRPWQHVLQALSGYLTLVSKAYQAPDGRFCTGYNIGPLSGNELSVQEVTEEFISRWGSGSWVDGSTPGQVHEATLLHLSIDKAMRELGWKPSWDVREAIGRTVEWFQHFCYESEPVRLHSIRQIRDYQEAMAAGRRGTGSAGSSDNANPLEAVH; this is encoded by the coding sequence ATGTCAGAACCATTCGACGGAATCTACGCCGGCAAACGCATCTTTGTGACAGGCCATACCGGATTCAAAGGATCCTGGTTGGCGCTCTGGCTCAAGGAACTGGGAGCCAGCGTGACGGGATATTCGTGGGAACCTCCAACCAATCCCAGCCACTTCGAGGTGGCTTCGGTCCGCCAGGATCTTGATGGCCATCACATTGGAGACATCCGCGACGAAGAACGGATGTTCGCGGCGATGCAGGCCTGCGATCCGGACATTATCCTGCATTTGGCGGCTCAAACCGTCGTGAAGACTGGCTACCTCAGTCCTAGAGAGACATTCGATATCAACGTCATGGGCACGATCAGTGTCCTGGAGTGTGTGCGTCGTTTGAACAAGCCCGTCACGGTTCTTTGCGTCACGAGCGACAAGTGCTACGAGAATCGTGAGCAGATTTGGGGTTACCGCGAGACCGACGCGTTTGGTGATCATGACCCTTACGGCGGCAGCAAAGGAGCCGCGGAGATCGCGATCCGCTCTTATCGACACTCGTTCTTTCATCCGTCGCGCATCGCAGAGCACGGGGTCAAGCTGACCAGTGCCCGGGCGGGTAACGTCATTGGCGGGGGCGACTGGACGGCCAACGCGCTGATCGTCGATCTGGTTCACTCCCTGATTGAAGGACGCGCTGTCGAACTTCGGAACCCTTCGGCCTATCGTCCCTGGCAGCACGTTCTCCAGGCTTTGAGTGGTTATCTGACACTGGTCTCGAAAGCTTATCAGGCGCCTGATGGCCGCTTCTGCACGGGCTACAATATCGGGCCTCTGTCGGGTAATGAACTCTCCGTCCAGGAAGTGACCGAGGAGTTCATCTCCCGATGGGGAAGTGGGAGCTGGGTCGATGGCAGCACCCCGGGGCAAGTTCACGAAGCCACTCTGCTGCATCTCTCGATCGACAAGGCGATGCGAGAACTGGGCTGGAAGCCCTCCTGGGATGTCCGAGAAGCGATCGGACGGACTGTCGAGTGGTTCCAGCACTTCTGTTACGAATCCGAGCCGGTTCGCCTCCATTCGATCCGTCAGATTCGAGACTATCAGGAGGCAATGGCAGCCGGGCGGCGCGGAACAGGCTCTGCCGGCTCTTCGGATAACGCCAATCCGCTTGAGGCGGTTCACTGA
- a CDS encoding class I SAM-dependent methyltransferase, which yields MSAPAVKVRERGSEGTHSAATCQVCGSSAVVDIFESRGVPVHVGMFYDSPEAALDAPTGDIVLAHCSNCTFTFNRTFDPAKVFYSPGYEVALHHSPVFRAYIERVVNRLADRYELRNKTILEVGCGDAWFLKQLCQIGGNSGIGVDPTAPYEGKRAYDFGTIELIREYYGAAQSSLEVDFACCLSALEHIAHPREFLQTVRRNLGRSGIVCYFEVFNAYQAFQRQETWSPHYEQCNYFSLESLRAAFLQSGFELRDSGADYQGDQYLYVEASTGVETPDMKSNVDSSESQPQSTIVECTTAHEEKLNHWRQRMGEWRAQNTDVVFWGAAGKGISFLNTLPTKGVVSRVVDINPDKQGKFVPGTGQPIVAPQELVSSPPAVIIISNSLYLEEIRRQVADMQMTCEVLVA from the coding sequence ATGAGCGCGCCAGCAGTCAAAGTGAGGGAACGAGGTTCCGAAGGCACCCATTCCGCAGCGACATGCCAGGTCTGCGGGTCCTCTGCCGTGGTCGATATCTTCGAATCGCGGGGAGTCCCGGTCCACGTCGGCATGTTCTATGACTCGCCGGAAGCGGCCCTCGATGCTCCCACGGGAGACATCGTTCTGGCCCATTGCTCGAACTGCACCTTCACCTTCAATCGCACGTTCGATCCGGCCAAGGTGTTTTATTCTCCCGGTTACGAAGTGGCGTTGCATCACTCGCCGGTGTTCCGCGCCTACATCGAAAGAGTGGTTAACCGACTCGCGGACCGTTACGAACTGCGAAACAAGACCATCCTGGAAGTTGGCTGCGGCGATGCCTGGTTCCTCAAGCAGCTCTGTCAGATCGGCGGCAATTCAGGAATTGGAGTCGATCCAACCGCACCCTATGAAGGGAAGCGGGCCTATGACTTTGGAACGATTGAACTGATCAGAGAATACTATGGCGCGGCGCAGTCATCTCTGGAGGTTGATTTCGCGTGCTGCCTTTCCGCGCTGGAGCACATAGCCCATCCCCGAGAATTCCTGCAGACAGTGCGAAGGAATCTCGGTCGCTCGGGCATCGTCTGTTACTTCGAAGTGTTCAACGCCTACCAGGCATTTCAGCGCCAGGAAACCTGGAGCCCGCATTACGAACAGTGCAACTATTTTTCGCTGGAATCCCTCCGAGCCGCTTTTCTGCAATCTGGCTTCGAATTGCGAGATTCCGGTGCCGATTATCAGGGCGATCAATACCTCTACGTCGAAGCATCGACGGGCGTCGAAACTCCTGACATGAAGTCGAATGTCGACTCGAGCGAGTCGCAGCCTCAGTCAACGATTGTGGAGTGTACCACTGCCCACGAGGAGAAGCTCAACCACTGGCGGCAACGGATGGGCGAGTGGAGAGCGCAGAACACCGACGTGGTTTTCTGGGGAGCGGCCGGCAAGGGCATCAGCTTCCTCAACACGTTGCCGACGAAAGGTGTTGTCAGCCGGGTCGTGGATATCAACCCGGACAAACAGGGAAAATTTGTGCCTGGTACCGGACAGCCGATTGTGGCGCCGCAGGAACTCGTCTCCTCACCACCGGCCGTCATCATTATCTCGAACTCGCTGTATCTGGAAGAGATTCGCCGACAGGTTGCCGATATGCAGATGACCTGTGAAGTGCTGGTCGCCTGA
- a CDS encoding WecB/TagA/CpsF family glycosyltransferase, with protein sequence MASAIPVPGGSCETVSIAAELDAHFEQDESGAKWPRQVDLCGVPVSITCYTEATEAIVQAAKVRRGGLVSCHAVHAIVTFGASPQLRPLINHFDMVTPDGQPVRWGLNLLHGAGLKDRVYGPELTLRVCQAAAEEQIPIYLYGGSPAVIETLQTNLLEQFPDLEIAGAESPPFRPLTEAEDAEVVERINQSGAGILLIGLGCPKQDIFAFEHRKTLLPVQLCVGAAFDFHAGAKPKAPRWMQDRGLEWVFRLCCEPKRLWKRYLVTNSHYVWLIFKQLCNVRQILKNRRTTSALSNNCH encoded by the coding sequence ATGGCCAGTGCAATCCCGGTTCCCGGCGGCTCCTGCGAGACAGTCTCGATCGCTGCCGAACTCGACGCCCACTTCGAACAGGACGAGTCCGGCGCGAAGTGGCCGCGGCAGGTCGACCTCTGCGGCGTGCCTGTCAGCATCACCTGTTACACGGAAGCCACAGAAGCGATCGTTCAGGCAGCGAAGGTAAGACGGGGCGGGCTCGTTTCCTGCCACGCGGTCCACGCGATTGTGACCTTTGGTGCCAGTCCACAGCTGCGCCCCCTGATCAATCACTTCGACATGGTCACTCCCGACGGTCAGCCTGTCCGGTGGGGATTGAACCTGCTTCACGGGGCCGGATTGAAAGACCGCGTCTACGGTCCCGAACTGACGCTGCGGGTTTGCCAGGCCGCAGCCGAGGAACAGATTCCGATCTACCTCTACGGCGGCAGCCCCGCAGTCATTGAAACACTCCAAACAAATCTACTTGAGCAGTTCCCGGATCTGGAGATCGCTGGAGCGGAATCTCCTCCCTTCCGTCCGCTAACTGAAGCCGAAGACGCCGAAGTGGTTGAACGCATCAACCAAAGCGGGGCGGGCATCCTGCTGATCGGACTGGGCTGTCCGAAACAGGATATCTTCGCGTTCGAGCATCGAAAGACGCTGCTGCCCGTACAGCTTTGCGTGGGAGCCGCCTTCGATTTCCACGCCGGGGCAAAGCCGAAAGCTCCACGATGGATGCAGGATCGAGGCCTGGAATGGGTCTTCCGCCTCTGTTGCGAGCCGAAGCGTCTGTGGAAGAGGTATCTCGTTACGAATTCTCATTATGTCTGGCTCATCTTCAAGCAGTTGTGCAACGTGCGACAGATCCTGAAGAACCGCCGAACAACATCCGCGCTCAGTAACAACTGTCATTGA